A window from Salvia miltiorrhiza cultivar Shanhuang (shh) chromosome 2, IMPLAD_Smil_shh, whole genome shotgun sequence encodes these proteins:
- the LOC131010988 gene encoding uncharacterized protein At5g43822-like isoform X2 → MDSIVKKYQQRFQKIREEMNRWEELQSQLISQFSNASSIIQRLQVIRDSQNYGALRCVEGIESVLLAKQMDSLQIIFVSINNTMKEFCGIVSYLEKVVCDSKQLVKVGSAQMTTKQLKQRIGVKPTLADCLEGIRLVEEMHQSEYLLKLSVVSALPSIALKPSAIHIRHHIC, encoded by the exons ATGGACTCAATAGTGAAAAAATATCAGCAACGATTTCAGAAAATTAGGGAGGAGATGAACCGGTGGGAAGAGCTCCAGTCTCAGCTGATTTCCCAATTCTCTAATGCATCTTCCATCATCCAGAGGTTgcag GTTATCCGAGATTCGCAAAACTATGGAGCTTTGAGATGTGTGGAGGGCATAGAAAGTGTTTTGTTGGCAAAACAGATGGATTCCCTCCAAATCATCTTCGTCTCCATCAACAACACTAT GAAAGAATTTTGTGGGATTGTTTCTTACCTTGAGAAGGTAGTTTGTGACAGCAAGCAACTTGTAAAAGTGGGGTCTGCCCAGATGACTACAAAACAGTTGAAGCAACGCATTGGAGTAAAACCAACTCTTGCAGATTGTTTAGAAGGAATTAGGCTTGTTGAAGAAATGCATCAATCAGA GTACCTTCTTAAATTATCTGTGGTATCAGCACTTCCCAGTATTGCATTGAAACCCAG TGCAATACATATACGACATCATATTTGCTGA
- the LOC131010988 gene encoding uncharacterized protein At5g43822-like isoform X3 — protein sequence MHLPSSRGYPRFAKLWSFEMCGGHRKCFVGKTDGFPPNHLRLHQQHYVVKEFCGIVSYLEKVVCDSKQLVKVGSAQMTTKQLKQRIGVKPTLADCLEGIRLVEEMHQSEYLLKLSVVSALPSIALKPSASGDLGALHQLLVDQPNIPREEVQYIYDIIFAENIS from the exons ATGCATCTTCCATCATCCAGAG GTTATCCGAGATTCGCAAAACTATGGAGCTTTGAGATGTGTGGAGGGCATAGAAAGTGTTTTGTTGGCAAAACAGATGGATTCCCTCCAAATCATCTTCGTCTCCATCAACAACACTATGTAGT GAAAGAATTTTGTGGGATTGTTTCTTACCTTGAGAAGGTAGTTTGTGACAGCAAGCAACTTGTAAAAGTGGGGTCTGCCCAGATGACTACAAAACAGTTGAAGCAACGCATTGGAGTAAAACCAACTCTTGCAGATTGTTTAGAAGGAATTAGGCTTGTTGAAGAAATGCATCAATCAGA GTACCTTCTTAAATTATCTGTGGTATCAGCACTTCCCAGTATTGCATTGAAACCCAG TGCAAGTGGTGACTTAGGGGCACTTCATCAGCTCCTCGTCGATCAACCTAATATCCCCCGAGAGGAag TGCAATACATATACGACATCATATTTGCTGAAAACATTTCTTGA
- the LOC131010988 gene encoding uncharacterized protein At5g43822-like isoform X1: MDSIVKKYQQRFQKIREEMNRWEELQSQLISQFSNASSIIQRLQVIRDSQNYGALRCVEGIESVLLAKQMDSLQIIFVSINNTMKEFCGIVSYLEKVVCDSKQLVKVGSAQMTTKQLKQRIGVKPTLADCLEGIRLVEEMHQSEYLLKLSVVSALPSIALKPSASGDLGALHQLLVDQPNIPREEVQYIYDIIFAENIS, translated from the exons ATGGACTCAATAGTGAAAAAATATCAGCAACGATTTCAGAAAATTAGGGAGGAGATGAACCGGTGGGAAGAGCTCCAGTCTCAGCTGATTTCCCAATTCTCTAATGCATCTTCCATCATCCAGAGGTTgcag GTTATCCGAGATTCGCAAAACTATGGAGCTTTGAGATGTGTGGAGGGCATAGAAAGTGTTTTGTTGGCAAAACAGATGGATTCCCTCCAAATCATCTTCGTCTCCATCAACAACACTAT GAAAGAATTTTGTGGGATTGTTTCTTACCTTGAGAAGGTAGTTTGTGACAGCAAGCAACTTGTAAAAGTGGGGTCTGCCCAGATGACTACAAAACAGTTGAAGCAACGCATTGGAGTAAAACCAACTCTTGCAGATTGTTTAGAAGGAATTAGGCTTGTTGAAGAAATGCATCAATCAGA GTACCTTCTTAAATTATCTGTGGTATCAGCACTTCCCAGTATTGCATTGAAACCCAG TGCAAGTGGTGACTTAGGGGCACTTCATCAGCTCCTCGTCGATCAACCTAATATCCCCCGAGAGGAag TGCAATACATATACGACATCATATTTGCTGAAAACATTTCTTGA